One genomic region from Stutzerimonas decontaminans encodes:
- the thpR gene encoding RNA 2',3'-cyclic phosphodiesterase: protein MSEENLRLFFALPCPPEQAAAICAWRDDQAIDGRAVPRDNLHLTLAFLGAQPKDHLDALLQMAATVQTDSFSLTLDRLTTIGKGFICLQPSTTPPALLQLVEALSERLAALGVILDCRPFLPHLTLSRQARCRPQKPAPDFSWHVDRFVLYRSRNTEDGVHYDELGSWPLAAP from the coding sequence ATGAGCGAGGAAAACCTGCGGCTGTTCTTCGCGCTACCCTGCCCGCCCGAGCAAGCGGCAGCGATCTGCGCGTGGCGGGACGACCAGGCGATCGACGGCCGAGCGGTGCCACGCGACAACCTGCACCTGACCCTGGCATTTCTCGGCGCACAGCCGAAGGATCATCTCGACGCCCTGTTGCAGATGGCGGCGACGGTGCAGACCGATTCCTTCAGCCTCACCCTCGACCGCCTGACCACTATCGGAAAAGGTTTCATCTGCCTGCAGCCCAGCACCACGCCTCCCGCACTCCTGCAGCTTGTCGAAGCGCTGAGCGAGCGGTTGGCGGCGCTTGGCGTAATTCTCGACTGCCGCCCCTTCCTGCCGCACCTGACGTTGAGCCGCCAGGCCCGATGCCGACCGCAGAAGCCGGCTCCGGATTTCAGCTGGCACGTCGATCGATTCGTGCTCTACCGCTCACGCAATACCGAGGATGGTGTGCACTACGACGAACTGGGCAGCTGGCCGCTGGCTGCGCCATAG
- the nrdR gene encoding transcriptional regulator NrdR has translation MHCPFCAANDTKVIDSRLVAEGDQVRRRRECLACGERFTTFETAELVMPRLIKSDGSRQPFDEQKLRAGMQRALEKRPVSVERLEAAIAHIKHQLRATGEREIKSRVLGELVMAELQKLDEVAYIRFASVYRRFQDLNEFREEIERLSREPAKPE, from the coding sequence ATGCATTGTCCCTTCTGTGCCGCCAACGATACCAAGGTCATCGATTCCCGCCTGGTTGCCGAAGGCGATCAGGTGCGCCGTCGCCGCGAGTGCCTGGCCTGTGGCGAGCGCTTCACTACCTTCGAAACCGCTGAACTGGTGATGCCACGACTGATCAAGTCCGATGGCAGCCGCCAGCCGTTCGACGAGCAGAAACTACGCGCCGGTATGCAGCGCGCGCTGGAGAAGCGTCCGGTCAGCGTCGAGCGCCTGGAAGCTGCGATCGCCCATATCAAGCATCAGCTGCGCGCCACCGGCGAGCGCGAAATAAAGTCGCGGGTGCTCGGCGAACTGGTGATGGCCGAGCTGCAGAAGCTCGATGAGGTCGCCTATATCCGCTTTGCTTCCGTCTATCGCCGCTTTCAGGACCTCAACGAATTCCGTGAGGAAATCGAGCGCCTGTCCCGCGAGCCAGCGAAGCCCGAATGA
- a CDS encoding YbaY family lipoprotein: protein MPPRFFVLPAFLALLAGCSSKPSEAPTAPVELSTAPHSKLLNELSGSLIGAPAGSDVELALLEVDRRDQPDRLLSNVQLKGRDSQLPFILQFNPDAFPTGQRVELRGRVTRAGQLIMRLPPRTISSPASQALGPLQLVPAP, encoded by the coding sequence GTGCCGCCACGTTTTTTCGTTCTCCCTGCCTTCCTGGCCTTGCTCGCCGGCTGCAGCAGTAAGCCCAGCGAAGCGCCGACCGCACCGGTCGAGCTGAGCACCGCCCCGCACTCCAAACTGCTCAACGAACTGAGCGGTAGCCTGATCGGCGCGCCGGCTGGCAGCGACGTGGAGCTGGCACTGCTGGAGGTCGATCGTCGCGACCAGCCGGACCGCCTGCTCAGCAATGTCCAGCTCAAAGGCCGCGATAGCCAACTGCCCTTCATCCTGCAGTTCAACCCCGACGCCTTTCCCACCGGCCAGCGTGTCGAGCTGCGCGGCCGGGTCACCCGGGCCGGCCAGCTGATCATGCGGCTGCCGCCGCGAACCATATCCAGCCCCGCCAGCCAGGCGCTCGGCCCGCTGCAGCTGGTTCCGGCGCCGTGA
- the ribBA gene encoding bifunctional 3,4-dihydroxy-2-butanone-4-phosphate synthase/GTP cyclohydrolase II: MALNTAEELIEDIRAGKMVILMDDEDRENEGDIIVASECVTAEHINFMARFARGLICMPMTRERCELLKLPLMAPRNGSGFGTKFTVSIEAAEGVTTGISAADRARTVQAAVARNAVAEDIVSPGHIFPLMAQPGGVLARAGHTEAACDLARMGGFEPSGVICEIMNDDGTMARRPELEAFAEQHGLKIGTIADLIHYRMIHERTVERVSEQPLETELGQFNLVTYRDGVEDTVHMALTRGEISPEEPTLVRVHNMEPLRDLLLVTVPGRWSLRAAMSEVAKAGKGVVLLLGNPLTGPQLLAQLTRQQPPTPATYSTVGAGSQILRDLGVRKMRLMSAPMKFNAISGFDLEVVEYLPAE; the protein is encoded by the coding sequence ATGGCGCTCAATACCGCTGAAGAACTGATCGAAGACATCCGCGCCGGCAAGATGGTCATCCTCATGGATGACGAGGATCGCGAGAACGAGGGCGACATCATCGTCGCTTCCGAATGCGTCACCGCCGAGCACATCAACTTCATGGCGCGCTTCGCCCGCGGCCTGATCTGCATGCCGATGACCCGCGAGCGCTGCGAACTGCTCAAGCTGCCGCTGATGGCGCCGCGCAACGGCTCGGGCTTCGGCACCAAGTTCACCGTCTCCATCGAGGCCGCCGAAGGGGTGACCACCGGCATCTCCGCTGCCGACCGTGCGCGTACCGTGCAGGCTGCTGTGGCGCGCAATGCCGTGGCCGAGGACATCGTCAGCCCCGGTCATATCTTCCCGTTGATGGCCCAGCCCGGCGGCGTGCTGGCGCGTGCCGGCCATACCGAAGCGGCCTGCGACCTGGCGCGCATGGGTGGTTTCGAGCCGAGCGGGGTGATTTGCGAGATCATGAATGACGACGGCACCATGGCGCGCCGTCCTGAGCTGGAAGCCTTCGCCGAGCAGCATGGTCTGAAGATCGGCACCATCGCCGACCTGATCCACTACCGCATGATCCACGAGCGTACCGTCGAGCGGGTTTCCGAACAGCCGCTGGAAACCGAGCTGGGCCAGTTCAACCTGGTCACCTACCGCGACGGCGTCGAGGACACCGTGCACATGGCGCTGACCCGCGGCGAAATCTCCCCGGAGGAGCCGACGCTGGTCCGCGTGCACAACATGGAGCCGCTGCGTGATCTGTTGCTGGTCACCGTGCCGGGCCGCTGGAGCCTGCGCGCGGCGATGAGCGAGGTTGCCAAGGCCGGCAAGGGCGTCGTGCTGCTGCTCGGCAACCCGCTGACCGGCCCGCAGCTGCTGGCGCAGCTGACCCGTCAGCAGCCGCCGACCCCGGCTACCTACAGCACCGTCGGCGCCGGTTCGCAGATCCTGCGTGACTTGGGCGTTCGCAAGATGCGCCTGATGAGCGCGCCAATGAAGTTCAACGCGATATCCGGCTTTGATCTGGAAGTTGTAGAATACCTCCCGGCCGAATAA
- the yedE gene encoding selenium metabolism membrane protein YedE/FdhT, with the protein MSVLSDFWERYLVRFWSPLPALVALGVASAYYFAITGTFWAVTGEFTRWGGHVISWFGYAPEEWSYFKLIGLAGTPLDRIDGVMIIGMLLGALCAALWANNVSLRWPTSKRRLLQGLIGGVIAGFGARLAMGCNLAAFFTGIPMFSLHAWAFMLATVGGAWIGVKICLLPWLRTPLKVGSQASSLFGDAEGTRRRATVQARIGTAVAVLAVAFAAWRFDASLVLGMAVLFGLLFGGLIERAQICFTSAARDLWTTGRTRVAYGILLGMAVACVGTFGAIGLGASPKIFWMGPNAIIGGVLFGIGIVVAGGCETGWMYRAMEGQVHFWVVGVGNVIGGTLVAVYWDELGTSLALPYPKINLLESFGPASGLLLTFAGLAVAMLLVHLNARRFQSKRSPAREPGQTESLA; encoded by the coding sequence ATGTCCGTTCTCTCCGACTTCTGGGAGCGCTACCTCGTGCGCTTCTGGTCGCCGCTGCCCGCGCTTGTCGCGCTGGGCGTCGCTTCCGCTTACTACTTCGCCATAACTGGCACCTTCTGGGCCGTCACCGGGGAGTTCACTCGCTGGGGTGGGCACGTCATTTCCTGGTTCGGCTACGCACCCGAGGAGTGGAGCTACTTCAAGCTGATCGGCCTTGCCGGCACGCCGCTCGATCGCATCGACGGCGTGATGATCATCGGCATGTTGCTTGGCGCACTGTGTGCGGCGTTGTGGGCAAACAACGTCAGCCTGCGCTGGCCGACCAGCAAGCGCCGCTTGTTGCAGGGGCTGATCGGTGGGGTGATCGCCGGGTTCGGCGCGCGCCTGGCGATGGGCTGCAACCTGGCGGCTTTCTTCACCGGGATTCCGATGTTCTCGCTGCACGCCTGGGCGTTCATGTTGGCCACCGTGGGTGGCGCCTGGATAGGTGTGAAAATTTGCCTGTTGCCCTGGTTGCGCACGCCGCTGAAGGTCGGCAGCCAGGCCAGTTCGCTGTTCGGCGATGCGGAAGGCACGCGGCGGCGGGCCACGGTGCAGGCCCGGATCGGCACGGCGGTCGCGGTGCTTGCGGTCGCCTTCGCCGCCTGGCGTTTCGATGCCTCGCTGGTGCTGGGCATGGCGGTGCTGTTCGGCTTGTTGTTCGGCGGGCTGATCGAGCGCGCACAGATCTGCTTTACCAGTGCCGCGCGCGACCTCTGGACCACCGGCCGAACCCGCGTGGCCTACGGCATCCTGCTGGGCATGGCTGTGGCCTGCGTCGGTACTTTCGGTGCCATCGGGCTAGGGGCAAGTCCGAAGATTTTCTGGATGGGGCCGAACGCAATCATCGGTGGCGTGCTGTTTGGCATCGGTATCGTCGTTGCCGGCGGCTGCGAAACCGGCTGGATGTATCGCGCCATGGAAGGGCAGGTGCACTTCTGGGTTGTCGGCGTCGGCAATGTCATCGGCGGCACGCTGGTGGCGGTCTACTGGGACGAGCTCGGCACCTCGCTGGCACTGCCCTATCCGAAGATCAATCTGCTCGAGAGCTTTGGTCCGGCCAGTGGCTTGCTGCTGACCTTCGCCGGCCTGGCCGTCGCCATGTTGCTGGTGCACCTCAACGCCCGTCGTTTCCAATCGAAAAGGAGCCCTGCCCGTGAGCCAGGCCAAACCGAATCTCTCGCTTGA
- the ribD gene encoding bifunctional diaminohydroxyphosphoribosylaminopyrimidine deaminase/5-amino-6-(5-phosphoribosylamino)uracil reductase RibD has protein sequence MTTDHAWMARALQLARKGLYSTHPNPRVGCVIVADGELVGEGWHVRAGEPHAEVHALRQAGERARGATAYVTLEPCSHYGRTPPCAEALVKAGVGRVVAAMQDPNPQVAGRGLQLLRSAGIEVASGVLEAEARELNCGFIKRMESGLPFVRAKLAMSLDGRTAMASGESQWITGPAARAEVQRLRARSSVVLTGADTVLMDAARLTVRGDELGLDAETTALALQRQPLRVLVDGRLRVPLDAPFFQAGPALVVTAVAGCEETYRRAGHQALVLGQERVDLTALLRELAARGANEVLVEAGPRLVGAFASLGLIDEYQVFMAAKFLGSTARPLLELPLERMNEARELKIVDIRAVGDDWKIVARPAS, from the coding sequence ATGACCACCGATCACGCCTGGATGGCCCGCGCACTGCAGTTGGCGCGTAAGGGGCTGTATTCGACCCACCCGAACCCGCGGGTCGGCTGCGTCATCGTCGCTGATGGTGAGTTGGTCGGTGAAGGCTGGCACGTGCGTGCCGGTGAGCCGCATGCTGAGGTCCACGCGTTGCGCCAGGCGGGCGAGCGCGCCCGCGGCGCCACCGCCTACGTCACCCTCGAACCCTGCAGTCATTACGGGCGCACGCCGCCCTGTGCCGAAGCGCTGGTCAAGGCCGGTGTCGGGCGGGTGGTGGCGGCTATGCAAGACCCCAACCCGCAGGTCGCCGGGCGTGGCCTGCAATTACTGCGCAGCGCCGGCATCGAAGTCGCCAGCGGCGTGCTGGAAGCCGAGGCGCGGGAGCTCAACTGCGGCTTTATCAAGCGTATGGAAAGCGGCCTGCCGTTCGTTCGCGCCAAACTCGCGATGAGCCTGGACGGGCGCACCGCGATGGCCAGCGGCGAGAGTCAGTGGATCACCGGGCCGGCGGCACGCGCCGAGGTGCAGCGCCTGCGCGCTCGCTCCAGCGTCGTGCTGACCGGCGCCGATACGGTGCTGATGGACGCCGCGCGGCTGACCGTGCGTGGCGATGAACTGGGGCTGGACGCGGAAACCACCGCGCTGGCGCTGCAGCGCCAGCCGCTGCGGGTGCTGGTCGATGGTCGGCTGCGAGTGCCGCTGGATGCGCCGTTCTTTCAGGCTGGTCCAGCGCTGGTCGTCACGGCGGTCGCTGGTTGCGAGGAGACCTATCGTCGCGCCGGCCATCAGGCGCTGGTGCTGGGACAGGAGCGGGTCGACCTGACCGCGCTGCTGCGCGAGCTGGCTGCCCGTGGTGCCAACGAGGTGCTGGTCGAGGCCGGCCCGCGGCTGGTCGGTGCGTTCGCCAGTCTCGGCCTGATCGACGAATACCAAGTGTTCATGGCAGCCAAGTTTCTCGGCTCCACGGCGCGCCCGCTGCTGGAGCTGCCTCTGGAACGCATGAACGAGGCGCGCGAGCTGAAGATTGTCGACATCCGTGCGGTGGGTGACGACTGGAAAATCGTGGCGCGCCCGGCCAGCTGA
- a CDS encoding class I SAM-dependent methyltransferase has product MSAPAALQAALNELLGDARLVAEPLPGTDLRLWLIDAANMDRAFSPEETRRILEDPPYWSFCWASGLVLARWLAENPEWVRGKRVLDFGAGSGVAAIAAAKAGAAEVVACDLDPLALAACQANAVLNGVELRYSQDFFAEADRYDLIVVADVLYDRANLPLLDHFLSRGREALVADSRVRDFAHPLYRRLDVLDACTWPDLAEPAEFRQVSLYHATR; this is encoded by the coding sequence GTGAGCGCACCGGCCGCATTACAGGCGGCACTGAACGAACTGCTGGGCGACGCACGCCTGGTTGCCGAGCCGCTGCCGGGCACCGATCTGCGACTCTGGCTGATCGACGCCGCCAATATGGACCGCGCCTTCAGCCCCGAGGAAACCCGGCGGATACTCGAAGACCCGCCGTACTGGAGCTTCTGCTGGGCCAGCGGCCTCGTGCTGGCGCGCTGGCTGGCCGAAAACCCCGAGTGGGTGCGCGGCAAGCGCGTGCTGGATTTCGGTGCCGGCTCAGGTGTCGCGGCCATCGCCGCCGCCAAGGCAGGCGCTGCCGAAGTGGTGGCCTGCGATCTCGACCCGCTGGCGCTCGCCGCCTGCCAGGCCAACGCCGTGCTCAATGGCGTCGAGCTACGCTATTCCCAAGACTTCTTCGCCGAGGCGGATCGCTACGATCTGATCGTCGTGGCCGATGTGCTCTACGACCGCGCCAATCTGCCGCTGCTGGATCACTTCCTCAGTCGTGGACGCGAAGCGCTGGTGGCCGATTCGCGGGTGCGCGATTTCGCCCACCCGCTGTACCGGCGCCTGGACGTGCTGGATGCCTGCACCTGGCCGGATCTGGCCGAGCCGGCAGAGTTTCGCCAGGTCAGCCTCTATCACGCGACGCGCTAG
- a CDS encoding phosphatidylglycerophosphatase A family protein, which translates to MTDSAPVATKPQTLVWSNPWHNLAFGFGSGLMPKAPGTWGSLVALPFVPLWQLLPGWGHLLMLGLTMLFGVWLCGKVARELGVHDHEGIVWDEFVGIWITFWLVPEGWYWMLLGFVVFRVMDIAKPWPISWVDRHIHGGVGIMLDDILAGIAAWAVMQGLVALLV; encoded by the coding sequence TTGACTGACTCCGCACCGGTCGCGACCAAGCCACAAACCCTGGTCTGGTCCAATCCTTGGCACAATCTGGCGTTCGGCTTCGGTTCCGGGCTGATGCCCAAGGCGCCGGGCACCTGGGGTTCGCTGGTAGCACTGCCGTTCGTGCCGCTGTGGCAACTGCTGCCGGGCTGGGGTCATCTGCTGATGCTCGGGCTGACCATGCTGTTCGGCGTCTGGCTGTGCGGCAAGGTGGCGCGTGAACTCGGTGTGCACGACCACGAAGGGATCGTCTGGGATGAGTTCGTCGGCATCTGGATCACCTTCTGGCTGGTGCCGGAAGGCTGGTACTGGATGCTGCTTGGTTTCGTGGTGTTCCGCGTGATGGATATCGCCAAGCCTTGGCCGATCAGCTGGGTGGATCGGCACATCCATGGCGGGGTGGGCATCATGCTCGACGATATCCTCGCCGGTATCGCGGCCTGGGCGGTCATGCAGGGACTGGTGGCGCTGTTGGTTTGA
- the nusB gene encoding transcription antitermination factor NusB: MSLNHDDSQDAPQPKAKGKIATRRVARSLAMQALYQWHMAGQSLNEIEAQFRVDNDFSGVDGSYFHELLTGVARTKSEVDGAIAPNLDRPLEELDPVELAILRLSTYELMQRIDVPYRVVINEGIELAKVYGATDGHKFVNGVLDKLAPTLRSAEVRNHKR, translated from the coding sequence GTGAGCCTGAATCACGACGATAGCCAGGACGCTCCCCAGCCCAAGGCCAAGGGCAAGATCGCCACGCGCCGGGTCGCTCGCAGCCTGGCGATGCAGGCGCTGTATCAATGGCACATGGCCGGTCAGAGCCTCAACGAAATCGAGGCGCAGTTCCGCGTCGACAACGATTTCTCCGGGGTGGACGGCAGCTACTTCCACGAGCTGTTGACCGGTGTCGCGCGCACCAAGAGTGAAGTCGACGGTGCCATCGCGCCGAATCTCGACCGTCCGCTGGAGGAGCTCGATCCGGTGGAGCTGGCGATTCTGCGCCTGTCTACCTACGAGCTGATGCAGCGCATCGACGTGCCTTACCGCGTGGTCATCAACGAAGGTATCGAGCTGGCCAAAGTCTACGGCGCCACCGACGGACACAAGTTCGTCAACGGCGTGCTGGACAAGCTGGCCCCCACGCTGCGCAGCGCCGAAGTGCGCAACCACAAGCGCTGA
- a CDS encoding riboflavin synthase, producing the protein MFTGIIEAIGTIRALTPKGGDVRVLVETGKLDLGDVKLGDSIAVNGVCLTAVELPGNGFWADVSRETLARTAFIDLKAGSRVNLEKALTPTSRLGGHLVSGHVDGVGEVVSREDNARAVQFRIRAPRELAKYIALKGSITVDGTSLTVNAVNGAEFELTIVPHTLGETIMADYRPGRQVNLEVDLLARYLERLMMGDKAAEPKASGLTEGFLAEHGYLKN; encoded by the coding sequence ATGTTCACCGGAATAATCGAAGCCATCGGCACCATCCGTGCGCTCACGCCCAAGGGCGGCGACGTACGCGTGCTGGTCGAAACCGGCAAGCTGGATCTGGGCGACGTCAAACTGGGCGACAGCATCGCGGTCAACGGCGTCTGCCTGACTGCGGTCGAGCTGCCGGGCAACGGCTTCTGGGCCGACGTCAGTCGCGAAACCCTCGCGCGCACCGCCTTCATCGACCTCAAGGCCGGCAGCCGGGTCAACCTGGAAAAGGCCCTGACCCCTACCAGCCGCCTCGGCGGCCATCTGGTCAGCGGTCATGTCGACGGTGTCGGTGAGGTCGTCTCCCGGGAAGATAATGCACGTGCGGTGCAGTTTCGCATCCGTGCCCCGCGCGAGCTGGCCAAGTACATCGCGCTGAAGGGCTCAATCACCGTCGACGGCACCAGCCTCACGGTCAACGCGGTCAATGGCGCCGAATTCGAGCTGACCATCGTGCCGCACACCCTCGGCGAAACCATCATGGCCGACTACCGCCCCGGGCGGCAGGTGAACCTGGAAGTCGACCTGCTGGCGCGTTACCTGGAGCGCCTGATGATGGGCGACAAGGCCGCCGAACCCAAGGCCTCGGGGCTCACCGAAGGTTTTCTCGCCGAGCACGGCTACCTGAAGAATTGA
- the ribH gene encoding 6,7-dimethyl-8-ribityllumazine synthase, producing MPLKTIEGTFIAPQGKYALVVGRFNSFVVESLVSGAVDALVRHGVSENDITIIRAPGAFEIPLVAQKVAQQGEYDAIVALGAVIRGGTPHFEYVAGECTKGLAQVSMEFGVPVAFGVLTVDSIEQAIERSGTKAGNKGAEAALSALEMVSLLSQLEAK from the coding sequence ATGCCCCTGAAGACCATCGAAGGAACCTTCATCGCCCCGCAGGGCAAATACGCCCTGGTCGTAGGCCGCTTCAACAGCTTCGTCGTCGAGAGCCTGGTCAGCGGCGCGGTCGACGCGCTGGTTCGCCACGGCGTCAGCGAGAACGACATCACCATCATCCGCGCACCGGGTGCCTTCGAGATTCCGCTGGTCGCGCAGAAGGTCGCCCAGCAGGGTGAATACGACGCCATCGTCGCCCTCGGCGCGGTCATTCGTGGCGGCACGCCGCACTTCGAATACGTTGCCGGCGAATGCACCAAGGGTCTGGCTCAGGTTTCCATGGAATTCGGTGTGCCGGTCGCCTTCGGCGTACTGACCGTCGATTCCATCGAACAGGCCATCGAACGCTCCGGCACCAAGGCCGGCAACAAGGGCGCCGAAGCCGCACTTTCCGCACTGGAAATGGTGAGCCTGCTGTCGCAGCTGGAGGCGAAGTGA
- the thiL gene encoding thiamine-phosphate kinase — MLGEFELIRHYFAAAACARAGGEVVLGIGDDCALLQLPVGEQLAVSTDTLVAGVHFPDPCDPFLLGQRSLAVAASDLAAMGATPIGFTLALTLPAGDPLWLAELARGLDAMALDCSLRLIGGDTTRGPLSLTVTVFGRVPAGQALVRSGAQVGDLLCVGGVLGEAAGALPLVLGQAEAEADVAEHLLARYWSPQPQLALGEALRGKATAALDISDGLLADCGHIAKASGVALQIERDRLPLSEPLRRFAGEGEALRCALAGGDDYLLAFTLPPAELSALLDAGWSVHVIGRVAAGQGVQLLDAAGNEVAVSERGYNHFNA, encoded by the coding sequence TTGCTGGGTGAGTTCGAGCTGATCCGTCACTACTTCGCCGCCGCCGCTTGTGCCAGGGCGGGCGGCGAAGTCGTTCTCGGCATTGGCGATGATTGTGCCCTGCTGCAGCTTCCGGTCGGCGAACAGCTGGCTGTTTCCACTGATACCCTGGTCGCCGGGGTACATTTCCCCGATCCTTGCGATCCCTTCCTGCTCGGCCAGCGCTCGTTGGCCGTGGCCGCCAGTGATCTCGCCGCCATGGGCGCCACGCCCATCGGCTTCACCCTTGCCCTGACCTTGCCTGCTGGCGATCCACTCTGGCTGGCGGAACTTGCCCGTGGCCTGGATGCGATGGCGCTTGATTGCAGCCTGCGTTTGATTGGTGGCGACACCACCCGCGGCCCGCTGAGCCTTACCGTTACGGTGTTCGGCCGAGTCCCGGCCGGGCAGGCGCTGGTTCGGTCCGGTGCGCAGGTCGGCGATCTGCTCTGCGTCGGCGGCGTGCTTGGTGAAGCGGCCGGCGCGTTGCCGCTGGTGCTCGGTCAGGCCGAAGCCGAGGCGGATGTCGCCGAACACCTGCTGGCACGCTACTGGTCGCCGCAACCGCAGCTGGCCCTGGGTGAAGCGCTGCGAGGCAAGGCCACGGCGGCGCTGGATATCTCCGACGGTCTGCTGGCTGACTGCGGGCATATTGCCAAGGCTTCGGGTGTGGCCTTGCAGATCGAGCGTGACCGCCTGCCTCTGTCCGAGCCGCTACGCCGGTTCGCCGGTGAGGGCGAAGCGTTGCGCTGTGCGCTGGCCGGCGGGGATGACTATCTGCTCGCCTTCACGCTGCCGCCCGCTGAGCTATCTGCGCTGCTCGATGCCGGCTGGTCGGTGCACGTCATCGGTCGAGTGGCGGCGGGGCAGGGGGTGCAGCTGCTTGATGCGGCGGGCAACGAAGTGGCCGTGTCCGAGCGTGGCTACAACCATTTCAATGCGTAG
- a CDS encoding retropepsin-like aspartic protease family protein: protein MRSIPILFASLLLLPALAQAASMVQVVGLFPGAAVVNVDGQRKLVKVGQTGPGGVQVVSADASGAVLRVDGVERHYNLSREYSGAYATPSKTQLSVAKGTGGHYWIAGAINGQPIQFLVDTGATSVAINEHQARRLGIDYRVNGRPMVVSTASGTAKAWRVHLNSVKVGAIEVIGVEAVVVEGGSPTDALLGMSFLGRVSWREEQGVLVLESKTS from the coding sequence ATGCGTAGCATCCCCATTCTGTTCGCCAGCCTGTTGCTGCTGCCCGCACTGGCGCAGGCCGCGTCCATGGTGCAGGTGGTTGGGCTGTTTCCGGGGGCTGCGGTGGTCAATGTCGACGGCCAGCGCAAGCTGGTCAAGGTCGGCCAGACCGGCCCAGGCGGCGTTCAGGTAGTCAGCGCCGATGCCAGTGGCGCGGTGCTGCGGGTCGATGGCGTCGAGCGTCACTACAACCTGAGCCGCGAATACAGCGGCGCCTACGCCACACCAAGCAAGACCCAACTGAGCGTGGCCAAGGGCACCGGCGGCCATTACTGGATCGCCGGAGCGATCAATGGCCAGCCGATCCAGTTTCTCGTCGATACCGGCGCTACCTCCGTGGCGATCAACGAACATCAGGCTCGCCGCCTGGGCATCGACTACCGGGTCAACGGCCGGCCGATGGTGGTGAGCACTGCCAGCGGTACCGCCAAGGCCTGGCGCGTTCATCTCAACAGTGTGAAGGTCGGGGCGATCGAGGTGATCGGCGTGGAAGCGGTAGTCGTCGAGGGTGGCTCGCCCACCGACGCGTTGCTCGGCATGAGCTTTCTCGGTCGCGTCAGCTGGCGCGAGGAGCAGGGCGTGCTGGTGCTGGAGTCGAAAACCTCCTGA
- the yedF gene encoding sulfurtransferase-like selenium metabolism protein YedF, with amino-acid sequence MSQAKPNLSLDLRGEHCPYNAIATLETLETMQPGQLLEVVTDCSQSVHGIPEDAKAKGYNCLAVEQHGPLFRFLIEVPR; translated from the coding sequence GTGAGCCAGGCCAAACCGAATCTCTCGCTTGATCTGCGTGGCGAGCATTGCCCGTACAACGCCATCGCTACGCTGGAAACCCTGGAAACCATGCAGCCGGGGCAGTTGCTCGAAGTGGTGACCGACTGCTCGCAGTCGGTGCATGGCATCCCCGAGGACGCCAAGGCCAAGGGCTACAACTGCCTGGCGGTGGAACAGCACGGTCCGTTGTTTCGTTTTCTGATCGAAGTACCGCGTTGA